In Blastococcus saxobsidens DD2, the genomic stretch ACAGACAGATGACGTCGACGTTCTCTTGCATCGCCGCGACGGCGATCGCGTGGGGGGTCTGGCGGAGACCCGTGTAGATGACCTCGAAGCCGGCGTCGCGCAGGCCCCGAGCCACGACCTTGGCGCCACGGTCGTGACCGTCCAACCCTGGCTTGGCCAGGATGGCTCGCAGGCGCTGGACGTCGCTCACAGGACCGACCTGGTCTCGTGGTGCTCCCCGAAGACGGCACGCCATACGCCGGAGATCTCACCGACGGTGCAATCAGCCCCGACGGCCGCGTGCACCGCCGGCATGACGTTGTCCGTCCCTGCGCAGGCATCGCGCAGGTCCTCGAGAGCTTTCCGGCATCGGTCGGCGTCGCGTGCCGCGCGCAGGCGAGACAGTCGCTCGCACTGCCGTTGCTCCGACTGCTCGTCCCCCGTGAACCGTGGATACGGACGAGGCTCCTCGCTGCGGTACTTGTTGACGCCAACGATGACTCGGTCGCCTTCGTCGAGCGCCACCTGCTGCTGGTACGCACCGGCGGCGAGGGCCTGGGCGTAGTAGCCCGATTCGACCGCGCCCAGGGCGCCGCCCATCTCCTCGATTTTGTCCAGTTCAGCGACCATGCCTTGGGCCATCTGGCCCGTCAGGGTCTCCACGTAAAAGGAGCCGCCCAAGGGATCGGTGGTGTCCGGGATGCCAGTCTCGTACGCCATGATCTGGTTGATCCGGAGCGACGTCTTGGCCGCTTCCTCCGTCGGTATCCCCAGGGCTTCGTCGAAGGACGCCGTCCGGGTGGCCTCGACCCCTCCGAGGATCTGCGCCAGTGCCTGCAGCGTTATCCGCGAGATGTTGTTCAGCGGCTGCTGAGCGGTGAGGGGCTGTCCCGAGGTGGCCGCGTGGAGCCGGAAGCGAAGTCGATCCTCGGGGACGCCGAACCGCTCGGTCGCAATCCGCGACCACACCTGGCGCACAGCCCGGTACTTGGCGACCTCCTCGAAAAAGTCCATCTCCGTGCAGAAATGGAACTCTAGATTAGGATGAAAATCGGGGATGGAGAGGCCCTTGTTCTGTGCGTCGGCGAGGTAGGCGATCCCGTTCGCCAGGGTGAAGGCCGCCTCCTGCAGCGGGCTGCTGCCTGCCTGCTTCATGTGTGAACCGGACACCGAGATCGGCAGCCAGCCAGGCGTGGTCCGGTGGGAGTGGATGACGACGTCGGTGGCGAGCCGGACTGCCGCTTCGATGGGAAGGAAGTGCGTTCCTCGAGCGACGTACTCCTTGATCGGGTCGTTCTGCAGTTGCAGGCGGAACGACCCGGGATCAATGTCGTGCCGCTCGCAGTACGTCAGCACCCACGAGTACACGATCGGCGCGATGGAGTTGGCGGTCGAGAAGACGTGACCGGCACCGGCGAGGTCAACACCCGAGAACAGGTCGTCGATGTCGGAGTAGCTGTCGAGGGCGACACCGATCCGCCCGACCTCGCCGACCGCCATCGGGTCGTCGGAGTCATAGCCGATCTGGGTCGGGAGGTCCAAGGCGATCGACACACCGCCAGTGGCGCCGTTCTCGATGAGGAACCTGTAGCGCCGGTTGGCCTCCTCGGCGGAACCGAATCCCGCGTACATCTCTCTCGCCCAGAGTTCGTCGCGATATCCGCCGCTCGTGAACCCGCGGGTGTACGGGAACCGGCCAGGTGGCGGGAAGTCTGTCTCCTCGGCGAGCCATTGACCCTCCACGTCGGCTGACGCGTAGAAGGGCCGGGTCTGAAACCCACTCGTCGAATAGCGCTCCTCGGCATTAGCCGACTGTCGGCCTTCCCTCGTCACGGGTTTTCCTTTCCGATCAACTGCATCAATCGCCGGCGGTCGACTTTGCCGTAAGGCGAATAGGGCATTGCTTCAATGAAGAAAACCTGCCGAGGGCGCCGGAAACTGAGGCGGGGTCGGCAGAACTCGATGATTTCCGCCGGATCCATCGGGTCCGAGTCGGCAGGCACGATGGCTACGGCGACGGCCTCGCCCCACTGCTCATCCGGCAATGCGAAAGCCGCGCACTCCTTGACCCGAGGGTGGTGACCGACGACGCCTTCCACCTCGGCGGGGGCCACATTGAATCCGCCCGTGTTGATCATCTGGTCGCGGCGTCCGAGCAGGTAGACGAACCCGCGCTCATCGACACGGGCCATGTCCTTCGTCCACACCCAGCCGTCCCGCAGGACGTCAGCGGTCTCCGCTGCCAAGTTGTGGTAGCCGTCCATCACCTGGGGAGCCTTGACAATGAGCTCGCCGGCCTCGCCCGCGACGACGTCCTGACCGTCCTCGTCGACGATGCGCGCCTCGATCGTCGACCACGGTCGGCCGGCGGAGAACCGCTCCTCTCCGGAACCCTCGTGTTCATGCTTGCGCAGAACGGTGAGGGTGACCGGCGCCTCCGACTGCCCGTAGATCTGGATGAGTCGGGGACCCATCAGATCCAGTGCCTCTTCCAGGAGTCGCGGACCGATCGGGGAGGCGCCGTAGACCACCGATTCGAAGGGCACCTCGGTGCGCCTTTCCACGAGGGTGGCCAGCATCGTCGGCACGAGTTTCAAGGTCGTGATCCCGTGCTGCTTCCCAAGTGCGATTGCGCGCTCCGGGTCGAACTGACGCATCACGTAGCTGGCCGAGCCCATCGCCAGACCGGCCATCTGCATGTAGCCGGCACCGTGTGACAAGGCTTGAGGAAGGAGCATCGAGGTCCGGTCGTGCATCGGTCCCAGTTCGAGGGCCACGTTGAAGACGACATGCGCCAGGGCCCGGTGACTGAGCACCACGCCTTTCGGTCGCCCCGTGGTTCCGGAGGTGTAGGAAATCCAGGCCGGGTGATCGGTCAGATCGCCGAGGCTCGGAGCTACGTCATGCCCCGCTTGCAGCGCGTCCTCGTAGTCGCGAGCCATGGCCGGCACGTCACCGCCGTCCATGCGGATCCAGGTCACGTCATGCCGTTCGACCAGCGCGAGCGCGATCTCGTCGAAGTAGCTCTCCGTGATGATCACCCGGGCATCGCAGTCGGCGAGGCAGAAAGAGAAGTCGTCGAGCGCCAGGCGGGCGTTGAGTGCGACCCGGACAAAGCCTCCTGTGGCCAGCGCGGCGTCGACCTCGGCGAACTCCCACCTGTTCCGCAGCAGGAC encodes the following:
- a CDS encoding acyl-CoA mutase large subunit family protein, producing the protein MTREGRQSANAEERYSTSGFQTRPFYASADVEGQWLAEETDFPPPGRFPYTRGFTSGGYRDELWAREMYAGFGSAEEANRRYRFLIENGATGGVSIALDLPTQIGYDSDDPMAVGEVGRIGVALDSYSDIDDLFSGVDLAGAGHVFSTANSIAPIVYSWVLTYCERHDIDPGSFRLQLQNDPIKEYVARGTHFLPIEAAVRLATDVVIHSHRTTPGWLPISVSGSHMKQAGSSPLQEAAFTLANGIAYLADAQNKGLSIPDFHPNLEFHFCTEMDFFEEVAKYRAVRQVWSRIATERFGVPEDRLRFRLHAATSGQPLTAQQPLNNISRITLQALAQILGGVEATRTASFDEALGIPTEEAAKTSLRINQIMAYETGIPDTTDPLGGSFYVETLTGQMAQGMVAELDKIEEMGGALGAVESGYYAQALAAGAYQQQVALDEGDRVIVGVNKYRSEEPRPYPRFTGDEQSEQRQCERLSRLRAARDADRCRKALEDLRDACAGTDNVMPAVHAAVGADCTVGEISGVWRAVFGEHHETRSVL
- a CDS encoding class I adenylate-forming enzyme family protein codes for the protein MDLAYLLRNSARYHPQATAVSDGEHSLTFAQLSSRSARLVNALTGLGARTGDRVAVLLRNRWEFAEVDAALATGGFVRVALNARLALDDFSFCLADCDARVIITESYFDEIALALVERHDVTWIRMDGGDVPAMARDYEDALQAGHDVAPSLGDLTDHPAWISYTSGTTGRPKGVVLSHRALAHVVFNVALELGPMHDRTSMLLPQALSHGAGYMQMAGLAMGSASYVMRQFDPERAIALGKQHGITTLKLVPTMLATLVERRTEVPFESVVYGASPIGPRLLEEALDLMGPRLIQIYGQSEAPVTLTVLRKHEHEGSGEERFSAGRPWSTIEARIVDEDGQDVVAGEAGELIVKAPQVMDGYHNLAAETADVLRDGWVWTKDMARVDERGFVYLLGRRDQMINTGGFNVAPAEVEGVVGHHPRVKECAAFALPDEQWGEAVAVAIVPADSDPMDPAEIIEFCRPRLSFRRPRQVFFIEAMPYSPYGKVDRRRLMQLIGKENP